One window from the genome of Anolis sagrei isolate rAnoSag1 chromosome 4, rAnoSag1.mat, whole genome shotgun sequence encodes:
- the RBFA gene encoding putative ribosome-binding factor A, mitochondrial: MWLLRLAAGAEAAFPTSYSSFSQGASPLLQAAGATTFRGASFLGLGLSPAPRPCWRALHCSKAALAGSRNPLMKFISKKKGKKKFWYESPALSSHLTPKPSSLANTLKLAPPKFKKEDSTRKKMLNVLLFKAVRGVLSTCDAGQEVYDLCVELSKASLTSDFSICRIYWRTTGNIEQDDYIEKVLQKSAPRIRHLLITHQVMGNVPSIVFVRDKADAIVREIERLLATADMGPEEGDVELVLSDISEQSSTANDMYLDSSASSVHTNLFGIDHEALNKQILEYKRMKKDPEIEGIGLSEQHQQQLAEIRKQKKMRWKKTKKPFDDDITPQKYLMDKYSEAYWDHEVASSQENQLEHESDETDNEVEIDSSTTKVK; this comes from the exons ATGTGGCTCCTCCGCCTGGCCGCGGGGGCTGAAGCCGCCTTTCCCACCTCCTATTCCTCTTTCTCGCAGGGGGCGAGCCCGCTTCTCCAGGCCGCAGGCGCCACAACCTTCCGGGGCGCCTCCTTCCTCGGCTTGGGCCTTTCCCCGGCCCCGCGCCCTTGCTGGAGGGCTCTGCACTGCTCCAAGGCCGCGCTTGCCGGCTCCAGGAACCCGCTCATGAAGTTCATCTCCAAGAAAAA gggaaagaagaagttTTGGTATGAAAGTCCTGCTCTAAGCTCTCACCTG ACACCAAAGCCATCCAGTTTGGCAAACACGTTAAAGCTTGCTCCGCCAAAGTTTAAGAAAGAAGATAGCACACGGAAAAAGATGCTGAACGTCTTGTTATTTAAAGCTGTGAGAGGCGTCTTGAGTACTTGTGATGCCGGCCAGGAAGTGTATGACCTCTGTGTGGAACTGTCCAAG GCATCTCTCACATCAGATTTTTCAATATGCCGAATATATTGGAGGACTACTGGCAACATAGAGCAGGATGATTATATCGAGAAGGTTCTGCAGAAGAGTGCTCCACGTATAAG GCACCTTCTGATCACACATCAAGTCATGGGAAATGTTCCTTCAATAGTCTTTGTTAGAGATAAGGCAGATGCTATTGTAAGAGAG ATTGAGCGGCTGTTGGCAACTGCTGATATGGGGCCAGAAGAAGGAGATGTTGAATTGGTTCTTAGTGATATCAG TGAACAAAGCTCTACTGCGAATGACATGTACTTGGACTCCTCGGCTTCTTCTGTCCATACTAATCTGTTCGGAATTGACCATGAAGCATTAAATAAGcaaatacttgagtataaaagaaTGAAAAAGGACCCAGAAATAGAAGGGATTGGGCTGTCAGAGCAACATCAGCAGCAGCTAGCTGAGATAcgaaagcaaaagaaaatgagATGGAAAAAAACCAAGAAACCCTTTGACGATGATATTACTCCTCAGAAATATCTAATGGACAAATACAGTGAAGCTTATTGGGATCATGAAGTTGCATCCTCACAGGAAAATCAACTGGAACATGAATCAGATGAAACTGATAATGAAGTGGAGATAGATAGCAGTACCACCAAGGTTAAGTAA